CGGGACTGGGTACAGGCCAATCCCGACGTGGCCATCGGTATCATCAACACCATGGGGGATCTGCTCGACGGCGCCTACACCCGCATCCTCGGCATGATTGACGGCAGTGCCGAGGAACGTATTCTCAATGCGTTGAGCATGCTCTCCTCTCGAATCGGACCGGACCTGCCCCTGACCAACGCGGATGTGGCGGAGCTGGTGGGTACGTCCCGCGAAACCGCAGCGCGCATCGTTTCCCGGCTGCAGGAGTGCGGACTCGTGCGCAAAACCCGCGGCACCATCCGGATCATCGACAAGTCCAGTATGGACAGCGCCTCCACCAGCCCTTTTTTCATCATCTGACTCCGATCCCTGGCTTCAGTGACTGCGATCATTGTTGCTCCCCGTCCTCTCCCCTATGCTTTTCTTTTGCCCTACCGAGGCTCACTGCCTTGACCCCGACCGGCCGGCCCGTGCGGTTCAGCTTGCCTGACCAACGGCAGCCCAGGCTGGAAGCTGGAAAACAACGCTTCACAGGTGCTCAATGAAAGGATATTTCGTCACGTTTTTCACTCAGCAGAACCGAACGCATCAGGATGTTCCCTTGGCCCGATGGATCATCGAAGAAGCGAAAAAACTCGGCATTCGCGGAGCAACGCTTTTTTCCGGCAAACAAGGATTCGGACATGACGGACGTTTTCACTCCGACAACTATTTCGATCTGGAAGATCCGCCCGTGCAGGTGGGCCTGGCTCTGACGCCAGAGGAATGCGACAAGCTGATGGACCGGTTGGAAACAAACCATGTCCGCGTCTTTTTTACAAAAGCAGCGGTTGAATTCGGTTTCACGTCGGAACACTGACGTTCCCCGCCAAAAGCCTTCCAATGGCTTTGACCAACCACTGCGTTTCCGGCACCAGCCTCCCATACAACCATAAAAAAAAGCGGCGGACCTCCTGTCCTCCGCACAGGAACAGCTATGATCGGTCCTTATGTCAACGGAGCCGCACTTTTTGTCGGAAGTGTTGCCGGGGCTTTCATCGGCCCGAAACTCAACACCAACATCCGGCAGCAAATGCCCATGGTCTTTGGATGCGCCTCCATGGGGCTGGGCGTTGCCATGATCGTCAAGGTCCAACTCCTTGCCCCGGTGGTTTTGGCGCTGGTTGTGGGGGCGTTGTTCGGGGAACTCATCCGGCTGGAAGCGGCAATCCAGCATCTCGCGGGAAAGACGCGGCATCTATTGGCCAGGATATCCCCCCCCACCGACGAACTCAGCCAGGAGGAATTTTTAGACAAATTCGTGGCTCTGCTGGTGCTCTTCTGCATGAGTGGAACAGGCATTTACGGCTCCATGAGCGAAGGGATGACAGGAGATCCCACACTGCTCATCGTGAAAGCCATCCTCGATCTGTTCACCGCGCCCATCTTTGCCTCAACCATGGGACTCTCCGTCGGCATATTGGTGCTCCCACAATTCGCCATTCAGGCGCTGCTGTACCTCGGCGCATCCATGATCCTTCCGCTGACCACCCCGGAGATGCTGGCGGATTTCTCGGCCTGCGGCGGCATCATCATGCTCGCCACGGGCTTTCGCATTTGCGGCATTCAACAATTCCCAGTGGCCAGCATGATTCCTGCCCTGCTCCTGGTCATGCCCTTGTCCTGGCTTTGGGCCACTTTCTTCTAGCCGATACAATGGGTGGGAAGGACTGATATCCCCATACAGAACAGTGTCAGGCTGCGTTGTTCATCCGGCAACTTCGGAAAATTGTCTGGAAGAGAGGATAGAAGACGATAAAAAACCCAAAAAAGGCAGCATAAACGGCAGGCATCCCAAATTGTTCGCTGGCGCACAAAAAAGCTCGCCCTTTGCTTCCGGCGCAACGCGTACGAACGCCCCCGCCGCATGCCCCTCAGAGCATGGATGATTGCACCTGATTCCTGCCCTTCTCCTTTGCCCGGTACAAGGCCTTGTCGGCTTCCTGCAGCAGTTTGTCGAGCAAAGCCTTGCCGTTTGTTTCCGCCTGGCATGCATCAATGGTGAAATAAGCGATCCCCACACTCACGGTCACGCCGATCCTGTTTCCTTCATAGACTGAGACGGTGTTTTCGACCTCGCTCCGCAATCGCTCTGCCAGATTCCTCGCGCCCTCAACGTCTGTTTCCGGAAGCAAAATCGCGAATTCCTCGCCGCCATATCGCCCGACAACGTCACTGGCGCGGAGGACGTTCCTGAATGTCTTGGTGACGTTTTGCAATACAAGATCGCCAGCAAGATGGCCGTACGTGTCATTGACCCGCTTGAAGTGATCGATATCGATCAAAAGGAACGCCAACCGGCCGCCATACCGGGAAACCCGGTTGACCTCGACCATGCAGGTCTCCACAAAAAA
The DNA window shown above is from Paucidesulfovibrio gracilis DSM 16080 and carries:
- a CDS encoding DUF190 domain-containing protein, giving the protein MKGYFVTFFTQQNRTHQDVPLARWIIEEAKKLGIRGATLFSGKQGFGHDGRFHSDNYFDLEDPPVQVGLALTPEECDKLMDRLETNHVRVFFTKAAVEFGFTSEH
- a CDS encoding DUF554 domain-containing protein: MIGPYVNGAALFVGSVAGAFIGPKLNTNIRQQMPMVFGCASMGLGVAMIVKVQLLAPVVLALVVGALFGELIRLEAAIQHLAGKTRHLLARISPPTDELSQEEFLDKFVALLVLFCMSGTGIYGSMSEGMTGDPTLLIVKAILDLFTAPIFASTMGLSVGILVLPQFAIQALLYLGASMILPLTTPEMLADFSACGGIIMLATGFRICGIQQFPVASMIPALLLVMPLSWLWATFF